From the genome of Kwoniella shandongensis chromosome 14, complete sequence:
GGGGATTGTGTCTATTGGgtatcaagtgagtggacCTCGGAGTGTCAGAACTGAGCATTCTAGCTTTGACTGGGCTGCACACTGTTCAATGATGACAACTAACCACATTCGCGTTGACCCATAAagcctcttcatcgacggTCTCACGAACTCGACCCAAGatcagatcttctccacctacCCTTCATACACCGGCCAACAAATGATGTTCAccatgtccttcttctcccaacttATCCTCCTCCCGGCACTCCTTCTACCTCTCCCGACccaccctctctccctcctctctcaccttccCTTACCCTTTTCAGCCTCAACTTCTCTCCCAACGTCGCATGTCTCATTTGCTGCACCTGATTTCCTCAcatcactctccttcctcgtttCGCACCCGACCGCCCTTCCTCCGCTCTTAGCGTACGCCCTGCTCGGCGGTCTAGGACAACTATTCATCTTCGAGACGATCCAGCATTTCGGAAGTCTGACACTCGTGATGGTAACGGTGACAAGAAAGCTGTTTACGATGTTATTGAGCGTCGTGGTGTTTGAACATACGTTGACAAAGGGACAATGGATGGGCGTCGGTGTGGTATTTGGAGGGATTGGTGTGGAAGCAGGGATgaaaagaagggagatgttgagaAGGGCTAAAAAAGATGGGAAATAGCTAAATTCTTAGATTGGATGATATTGCATTGCATTTTGCCGCGATGCCTCATTACAACGACTTATCCAGCTATAGTTTCTACAAACGCCTACCCTGCTTGAAGCGTGTGCAGCAGTTCCGTTTAACTGATGGGAATGCGTAGAAAGCTAGACTATTAGAATGTGTATATCTATTGGTGCTAGCCCTTGGACTTCTTACTCCTCTTTTTGCCTTCTCGACGCATCACCAAGCCCGTTTTCCAAACACACAATATCTGACTGAGAACCATACACACCCAAGCTCCGACGAGTCTGCGTGCCGTCCAACACACCGGTCAATCAGTACTCTACCCTGATTGTTATTAGACACTGTAGGAAGAGACACTCACACGCTAAACCCATTACCCAACTTAGCGtccaatcctcctccaccgatcAACTGTGTCCCACTATACGTATCATTCACCTCCCCCTTAGCTATGAGCACCGTGACGATAGTCGGTAAGAAAAACGCCATATGGATTATGAAAGTGACTAGCTGCCACTTCCAATTTCGTGACATCCACGCTGCGGTAGTTTGCCACGATCGACGGACTTCAGGAGGTAAGTTGGAGTATTGCCATGGTATGGATAAGGGAGGATAAGGGCCAGGGAAACGAATAACGAatatgaggatgaagaggcggGTGAGGGCCATAAGTGGGACTATGAGTAAGTACGGTTAGTAAATGTTGtgcgaagatgagaaggggaCGACGGTTTGGCTACACAGTCAATGGAGTGTAATCGAGGAGCTTGAGGGTATTTCCCATCCCAGGTTGTGCTCATGAGGGTAGAATGAGCGTGACTCACTGAAGACGAGCATGAAGGAAACGCCTGACAGCGCAGATCGGATCGCACTGCGATACATTGCGAATCAGCCAGAGCATTATTCCCCTTAGGGCAAACGGGAAGGCGGATAGTACACCGCGATACAGGGCAATGACTCACTTGGGCCAATCTATCCTATTTACCGCATCCCAATTCCCATCCGCGTCTTTTGGCAGCTTCCAAACCGCCTTCTTTGTACATCTCGCATCACCTTGCCAGTTCGTATTTGACCATTCGCACCATCCCCAAATCCCGAATCCGTACGCATGGAGTTGTGTCCCGGGCGCAATGACGGGATTCGAATCTGTCTCTGCTCTCTCCGAAACTCCGCCACTACTTTTCATAACCTCCTCGATTTCCGTCGATTTACTATCGTTTGTCGGTGATTGCGTGGTGGTAGCAGTAAAGTGATCTCGTTTCGATTGCGAATCTACGGCGCCAGCACCTAACGGACTATCAAAATTTAATGGTCCATTCGTCTCGTTGACCGTCATCAACCACATTCTTAGTCCCACTTTACCCTCGAGTGTAGAATGCACATGATCCAACGGTGCGTTGTAGAgtatcaccaccatcagtaAGATCAATGCGATGAGATTGAGTAGGATGGATATGGTGTGCCATAGGGGATTGAAATGGAGTCCGTCAGAGGAGCGGAAGCAGCCCATTATGAGTAACGCTTGTGCTGGTCTTGTCAGATCGATTCTGAGCACAATCACCAGGTGAATGTCGTATTGAAGCTCGCTTGCCCTTCAGCCTGATTAGACGTCGTGTCAGATACAACGCCTGCGCAGCACGGTTATAACCTCTCGTTCCGAGAATGGGTATACGAGTATATGAACCGGATACAGATCCTCACCTCAAAGGAGCCTGGGCCATCTCGTACGCTCCATTACAGTCCACTAATCATGCATGAAAAGAATCACATCCCCCTTGACAAAGGATTAATGTCTCCATATGAAAATCCGTCGCGTCGATCGCGGTGATTGATACTGCCGTCCGCCCACGTGGTGGTTATACTCTAACTTACACGTACGTACGCTTTGTTACCAAAATAACTCTTGCTTGTGAGATACtgtatcatcatcatcatcagtgACGTCGGTCAAAACAGAAAAAGTCTCTGTCCGATTCTGTTtttcgttgtcgatgacgaCCTCTTACATTATTTCTATACAACGTTTCTTCTTACTTGACACATCTCACACTGCTTCGACCAACCTCATCGTATCGAACAGCTATCTTCCTCACAGTTACTTAGTTTGACATCCATCCCCTTAACCCCCCATCATGTCTTTGGCCCAACACGTCAATGCGGACAAGCTCATCGCTTCGTCAAAAGATCACCCAACTAGAAAACACACACATGGCagggagtgagtgattctCCACTGTCTCCACTTCATGCTGAGGACATCGCACTGACCTTGATTCTGTGTCCAGATCAACTCTCCACGATATCCCTTACGCCTCGCGatacgatgtcgatgttgagcTTCCTAAATTCAGCATGCCAAGTTCTGGTGTTAGCGCAAAGACAGTATACCAGCTCTTGCACGACGAGCTTCTCCTCGGTGAGTCCAAGTCTTCGTCAAGATGCGGAGCCTATAGACTGACTAAAATGGTTCCTTCTCGCAGATGGAAACCCCAACATGAACCTTGCTTCGTGAGTTGGCTCACTGCGTCCACGACACACAGCACTCACTAACCTGGTGCACCCAAATAGATTCGTCCACACTTGGGTCCCTGATGAGTGCAGCACTCTCATGCACGAGAACatcaacaaggtgagctgaatgCTATTGCAACGTTATGATCATCGCTGACGAGCTACCCAGAACCTTGTCGACCAAGATGAATACCCCGCTGCCCAGTCTATCCACGAGCGATGTATCGTGAGTTTGCCGCTAGTTGTATCTATGTGATACATGCTGACAATCTGCCTTTTCcccctttccttctcttgacatacctctcctcccatgGCTGTTCTGTACCCAGTCCATGATCTCCCACCTCTGGCACGCACCCAAGGAGGCTACAGCTATGGGTACCGCTACCACCGGTTCCTCCGAAGCCATCATGCTTGGTGGTCTTGCTCTCAAGCGACAATGGcaagagaggatgaaggcaAAGGGCAAAGACATCCACAACCCCGGACCCAACATCGTCATGGGTGCAGAAGCTCAGGTCGCCCTTGAGAAGTTCGCTAGGTACTTTGAAGTCGATGCCAAACTTGTCCCGATTTCCAAGGAGGTAAGTTCATGGTGTTTGAAGAacacaagaacaacaactgATACGCACGTGTCCTTAGAGCGGTTATGTCATGGACCCTAAGAAGGCGATGGAGTacgtcgacgagaacacaATCGGTGTAtttgtgtgagtgtggctcgAGCGCGTTGGACTGTCGGTCAGAGTACGCTCGCTGACACTCTCGCAGCATTCTTGGATCTACCTACACTGGAGCGTTCGAATCCGTGGAGGGTATGGCTGCCGAGCTCGACAAATACGAGGCGGAGACTGGAATCAGTGTCCCAATCCACGTTGACGCCGCTTCAGGTGGATTCGTTGCGTGAGTGATCTGCTTTCGAAAGCTTGATGGGCATTACTGACCACTCAATAGTCCCTTCGCATACCCTGACTATAAGTGGGACTTCAAGATCCCTCGAgtgcaaaggtgagctcaaCAAATGGTAAAAGGATAATCAGCTGACTTAAACATGCAGTATCAATGCATCCGGTCACAAATACGGAATGAGCACCGTCGGCGTTGGATGGATCATCTGGAGAAGCGCAGAGTACCTTCCCAAAGACCTGATCTTTGAGCTGCATTACCTTGGTGCTGTGAGTCGTGTTTCCACAATATGTGAAAGGCGACCGCTGACCCGCGTTCAGACCGACTACTCTTTCAACCTCAACTTCAGTCGTCCCGCCCACCCCATTCTCGCCCAGATGTTCACCTGTAAGCTGATGACCTGCTATACGTCATGATCCAGCTGACATGCTGCTTGTCCGATCGATAGTCCTCAACCTCGGTTTCTCCGGTTACAAGCGAATCATGGACAACAATTTGGCCAAGGCCCGACTGATCTCTCGTGCTCTCGAAGGATCAAACTACTTCACTTGTCTCTCCATGGTCCACAAGCCCAAGGGAAGTACCAACACCGAAGGCGGTATTGCCAAGGCCGCCGAGAAGGTCCTCCACGCCGCTACCGCCGATGTCGACGATGCGACGTATTACATGGAAGGCTTGCCGGTCGTCTCGTTCCGATTTTCGGATGAGGTCAAGGCGAAATACCCCAATGTCAAGCAGGAATGGATTCAGTTGCAACTGAGAAGTATCGGATGGATCGTGCCCAAGTGAGTGAAGACGAATGGCATGATCACACTTGAATGATGCTGACCTGTTAATCTGTTTAGCTACCCCCTCGCTCCCGATTGTGAAGACACCGAGATTCTCCGAGTCGTTGTTCGAGAATCATTATCAGGCGATCTTGCTCGAAAGTTGATTGGCGATATCATCCAAGTGTGAGTATTGCCCGCTctccgactcacctgttAATGGGATAGTGACTGATTTTCATTGTTGTAGTACCGAGGACTTGTTCAACGATGCTGGACCTTCATACTCTATGTCTACGGCTGCGAAGCAGAAGGGTTCCGAGGGAGGTGACAAGACTGAGCAACTCGATACGGAACACATCTCGGTGAGTTGCGCTGCGGGTTGGATGAGTGAGAGACCATGGGCTGATAAGATGGGCGTGTAGAAAAACCAATCGACATACGCGAAGACTTGTTAAGCTGTACTTGGCGCGGTTGTGAAATTGTCAAAAGGAAGGAATGATAGGGCTAAGAGACTTGTATATACCTTGTGCTGAGAAGCGAAAGAATGTGAGAAGAATAAGAACGATATCATGCAGCTTCTATACACATGTTATCTCATAGTCAGAGGTGATTCAATACTCACTTCAATATGGGGAACACATCTGTATAAAAATACTGGCATGGCTCTCACCATTGGCCTACATATCTATTGGATTTCTATTCGATTCTCCGTATACCCGTTGTACTGACAAAGTCCAACCAAACAACAAGTAACGCAACCACTATCCTACACCTCTGATGTGTCCGAAGCTAAGCGAAAGTCTTCCAAAAGTTCGCTTGTTCCCACGCATACGCTACTTTGTAGATCGTAGCTTCGCTATAGAATTTGCCGACGATCTGCATCCCGACGGGTAAGTTGACTTGGGGATCTTGAAGACTTGGTAAGAATCCAATGGGTAAGCTGAGCGCTGGCATTCCCGTCTACAAAACAAAGAACCGCCCTGGTGTTAGCTTCACTTCACTCTATATTCACCATGTGATACGCCTCCATGGGGTCAATGGGAAGAACGTTGTCGTCCGCAGCAGACAACCTGCGCGATGGGGTGTGGGGGGTCGGGGAGAATCCTAAGTTGAAGCGTGATTATTGTATtccgtcactcaccaagttgaAAGCCGAAGTATTCATCGATACCCCTTGTGCATTCTCCATATACTCTTTGATAGTACCGTTCAAAGGAGGTAATTTCTGAGCGAGCATTGGTAAAGTCGGTGTGATGAGGACGTCATATTTGTCAAGAGCGAGATAGTATGAATCGCGTAGTTTTCGGACCAGGTTTGTGGCTTTTCCCAACAGCTGTGTAGGTGGATTGTGATCAGCACGGTGGTCCCAAATAGAGTTGCCACCTTCCGTCGGGTACAGTCGATGGATCTAGGCAAGATCCCAAGTGCGAGATCTTGACTTATGAGGCAAGCGGAACTCACAGTCGGTGGAAGATGTTCCAGTCCCCAAACACCATTAACCAGCGTGTTCACACCTGAACAAAACATCTTATCCAAACTCTCCTGCTTTAAGGgcaacatcttctcggtCAGATCATTCATACACAatcccctcctcccacttccttTCCCCAAAAGTGTGCTCGTCGCACTCAACCGTCCGATGACTGCCCATAAATCTGGAGCATCACAATGCATCGGTACCGagacttcttccaccacttcgGCTCCCAGACCTTTGAACGCTTGGGCAGCACGTACGACGAGGTCGCTTACGCGGGAATCGTGTAATGGTCGTGTGAGCGATTCGGTGATTATTCCAACTCGGAGACCTTTGATGCCTCCTTTAGCGAGTGAGGGATAGTCGGGAACGTCAGAGGGGAGGGGACAACCAGCTTGAGAACGATCGTCGATGTTATCTGCTCCGGCTATCGCTTGTAGGAGAAGTGCATTGTCAAGCACCGTCTACAGAAAGTGTGTCAGCAAGTCAACTATTTGTAACTGTACGACACAGACATGCACAAGCAGACAGAGGATGAGCACCAGTCCTCCACACCCATTCAACAGCTTGAGAACCAGGGATAATACAAAGCTTTCAGTCCACTGCGCCTTACTCACCCTCGTCATTGGCCCAACATGATCCAGGATTGGCTCCAAACTCGCTATACCAGTATACGGCACTAGCCCCGTGGTCGCTTTCATACCCACAAGCCCATTTTTCGAGCAAGGTATCCTGATCGAACCACCTTGACATCCGCCAAGACCGAGATCTACTTCGCCATGACCTACGAGGGAGGCGGTGCCGGAGGATGAGCCGCCGGCAGAATAGCCGGGCGCATGGACGTTGGATATTGGGCCTGTAGACGAGGGGGCGGAGCATGTGGATGGGTAGAGCGCATGCAGACAAAAGGCGAACGGTTGCcgggagtgggagaggagggagagggacagagggaggagaagggggagaagggggaacaCGTTGAGGGAGGACGGCAGCGTTTATAGTgcaagatggagaggagatatGATTAGATCAGAGGTTAGCAGAGATCTCCCAACAGGGCTGTCTGACTagcatcactcacccgtCGCAGCAGAACACGATACACCCCACAACGACAAGTTTTCACAAACCGCTTTACCCTGTATGATACCCCCAGCTTCGAGGATTCGCGTGACGACGGTAGCGTCGGTGTTAGGGGTCCAGTCTGTGAAGGTTTCGGTGCCGAGTAGACATGGGACACCTTTGAGAGCGATGTTGTCCTGTGTGAAGTCGGCAAATATCAGCTTCCGAACAGGCCAAAGTCATGCATTGGGTGTAGGAGGTGGGAATGTAGTGGAGCTAAGATTACTGACTGACCTTGAGACACACCGTTTTCCCCTCCAGCAATCCCCCACTGCCCTTCACATCTCTAACAGTCGCTTTCCATGCCCAAGCATTATGAGCATTCTCCTCCCCCTCAGGTCTGTGCACTTCTGTCCGAGGAAACCTCTCCTCATCGACTGATGGGACGTAATCTTCCatcttgtcaactttgtcCCATACTTCCCAAATACCAGCTAGGAGAGAAGTGTAGTCGTCTACTTGGTCTTTGGCAGGTGGGGAAAGACCGAgtttggagaaggtggagaggacgGAATCGGCAGTTACCGGGTTGTTGGGCGAGAGGACGTCGGGAGCGAAGGTCGCGGACATGGTCGTAGAGGCTCAGGCAGTGGAATGGTGATTAGACAGGTGTCGTACAAAAGATGAGGTGGGGGAAAGCTTCGCTTTGAACACCCAAAGTGAGCGTTTCGAGCAACGCTAACTTACAAAAACGAGAGTGAACCAGCAATTGTGGATCACCGAGAAGATCAAACAGATTATAGGCAGTTGTAGCTCTGCAAACGCTCTTCAGTCGCCTTTGTGCACTTCATACACCAGCAAGATACTTCATCACCCCCTACACTGCCCATCGCTCAAACCCGAGATCGCGTACTTTAGGCTCATCAACACCGGCCGGAAGTCAGACCGGATCTACATCCGGCGGAGATGACCGGTTAGGTAACGAACGTCAGTCGGACTATGCGTAACAGTATTTCTGACCTCGTTCTTGGGTCTAGGTTGTGTGACAACCTGTGTAACCCCTTTCTTCGCTACCCAACGTCAGGCTCAATGACAGAACTGCTGTCAGTCAGAGTACGTTCGAGTTGGCCCATAATCTCAGCATGCGCAGTATTATCACATCGCGATGCGCACAGACTACTCCGGCCTCGGCGAATTTATCAAACATCGATCAATCTTCGTTTCAGACTAGTAAACCCTTGACCACACACACAAAGACACAAGCGCACGACCCTCGCATTGCATCCCAGGATGCAGATCTCGCAGATTATCTTCAATCACATGCATTCTTCGACGTAGCCTCGCccaaaaacaaaacaaaaactacagcacccgggattcccaagtggtcccccaccttggtactaaccgagcgatacccagcttagctgcgcagatcagacgggatgcggcgttttctaggttctatggccgtagatgatAATGAGAATTCCACAAATGATACCAGGTGCACGGTCCTCTTGCGCTTTGACCTTTTGGGTGATCGAATGGGACGTGCGGGTGGACGTGCGTCGTGATGGTCAAAGGGTATTCGGCCATTGCTGCTGAGATACGGCACGCAGAGACCATCTCTACCCCTGTGTCTATGTGTATGCGATGTGGGACGGTTGCCATGCAACGACATGTAACAAACAAAGCGTGTCGGACTAAAAGTGGTTCAACATGAAACACTGAAAGCTTTGATGTGTTTCTTCGCTCATTGTCCTCTGTTTCAAGTTGAATAACGTATCCTCTCACCTCACATCGTCATTGCACCCAGGAATCTAGACTCAAGCTTTGACCTTCTCTCCCGACTCACTCCACATGCACCTCGTGTTCCAACATGTACTTTGCAATGCATATCCAATGCAAAGGGGTGGCCTTTCCCGGTTGACCGTTGAACAAAGGGGTAAAAATTCATAGCGTGTAGGCCTGTGCGCCAATTACCCCTCCTCAACGCCCCTTTTT
Proteins encoded in this window:
- a CDS encoding glutamate decarboxylase gives rise to the protein MSLAQHVNADKLIASSKDHPTRKHTHGRESTLHDIPYASRYDVDVELPKFSMPSSGVSAKTVYQLLHDELLLDGNPNMNLASFVHTWVPDECSTLMHENINKNLVDQDEYPAAQSIHERCISMISHLWHAPKEATAMGTATTGSSEAIMLGGLALKRQWQERMKAKGKDIHNPGPNIVMGAEAQVALEKFARYFEVDAKLVPISKESGYVMDPKKAMEYVDENTIGVFVILGSTYTGAFESVEGMAAELDKYEAETGISVPIHVDAASGGFVAPFAYPDYKWDFKIPRVQSINASGHKYGMSTVGVGWIIWRSAEYLPKDLIFELHYLGATDYSFNLNFSRPAHPILAQMFTFLNLGFSGYKRIMDNNLAKARLISRALEGSNYFTCLSMVHKPKGSTNTEGGIAKAAEKVLHAATADVDDATYYMEGLPVVSFRFSDEVKAKYPNVKQEWIQLQLRSIGWIVPNYPLAPDCEDTEILRVVVRESLSGDLARKLIGDIIQVTEDLFNDAGPSYSMSTAAKQKGSEGGDKTEQLDTEHISKNQSTYAKTC